In Malus sylvestris chromosome 15, drMalSylv7.2, whole genome shotgun sequence, a single genomic region encodes these proteins:
- the LOC126605582 gene encoding uncharacterized protein LOC126605582, translating into MRSLASSAPQRGIAAIVGVGPKLGRSIARKFAHEGYTVAILARNLGRLSKFADEIAREEKAQVFAIRIDCSESRSVREAFEGVLSLGFVEVLVYNAYQQPPNWHPTNFTDISLDSFEKSLAVSSVGAFHCAQQVLPGMVERGRGTILFTGCSGSLKGIAGHSEVCCGKFALRALSQCLSMEFQPHGIHIAHVIIDGMIGPSRGDQSSSSTSQRTMMTLGVDGVMDPDVVAQTYWQLHVQDRSAWTQEIDLRPSNPPRFC; encoded by the exons ATGAGGAGCTTGGCAAGCTCAGCTCCTCAACGCGGTATAGCTGCCATCGTGGGCGTAGGGCCAAAGCTCGGCCGCTCCATAGCCCGCAAGTTCGCCCATGAAGGTTACACCGTCGCTATTCTCGCCCGCAATCTCGGGAGGCTCTCGAAATTCGCGGACGAGATTGCGAGGGAAGAGAAGGCCCAGGTTTTCGCCATTAGAATAGACTGCTCTGAGTCTAGAAGCGTTAGGGAGGCATTTGAAGGGGTTTTGTCCTTGGGTTTTGTAGAGGTGCTGGTCTACAATGCGTACCAGCAGCCGCCCAATTGGCACCCCACCAACTTCACCGATATCAGCCTCGACTCGTTTGAGAAGTCCCTCGCCGTTTCTTCTGTCGGAGCCTTTCACTGTGCTCAACAG GTACTTCCGGGAATGGTGGAAAGAGGAAGGGGAACGATCTTGTTTACAGGATGTTCAGGTTCACTCAAGGGGATTGCTGGCCACTCTGAAGTAT GTTGTGGAAAATTTGCACTGAGAGCACTATCACAATGCTTGTCAATGGAATTTCAACCGCATGGAATACACATAGCGCATGTGATTATTGACGGTATGATTGGCCCATCTAGAGGGGACCAATCATCGTCAAGTACTTCACAGAGGACGATGATGACGTTAGGGGTTGACGGGGTAATGGATCCCGACGTGGTGGCTCAAACCTACTGGCAATTGCACGTCCAAGACCGGAGTGCTTGGACCCAAGAAATCGACCTTCGTCCATCTAACCCCCCCAGATTCTGTTAG